The sequence GCGCGCGACGCGGTCCGCGCGAACCTCACCGTGGCCGGCAGCGTGCGCGGCAAGCTGGGCTACATGGCGCCGGAGCAGGCCATGGGCAAGGACATCGACGGGCGGGCGGACCTCTTCGCCCTGGGGCTCACGCTGCATGAGGCCCTCACCGGCCGGCGCGCGCTGAGCGGCCACTCGGAGGAGGTGCTGCTGCGCGCGGCGGTGGACCAGGAGGTCGTCCCGCCCTCGCAGCTCAACCCCGCCGTGCCGCTGGCGCTGGACCTCATCGTCATGCAGCTGCTCCAGAAGGACCCGGCCCGGCGCACGCCCGACGGCGCGACGCTGCGTCAGCAGCTGCTGGCGCTGGACGGCCCCGCGGCCCCCTTCCCCCATGGCCAGGCGGAGCTGGCGCGGGTGGCGCGCGAGGCGAAGACGCTGGCGGAGCAGCTGAACGTGGACACCGTGGAGACGGTGGCCGTGGACAAGCCGGCCGTGGTGCGCTCGGCCTGACGTGGAAGGCACAGGCTGCGCGGGCCCCGGGAGCGCGTTAGAACGCGGCGCGTTTCCTCCTGCCGGGAGCCCTCCGCCTTGGACATCGCCGTCATCACCTACGCCGGACTGCCGCAACTCCACCCGCTGGACGCGCCGCTGGTGCCCGCGCTGCGGGCGCTGGGGCTGGACGCGCAGCCCATCCGCTGGGACGACCCGGACGTGGACTGGAGCCGCGTGCGCGCCGCGGTGGTGCGCAACGCCTGGGACAGCCACCTGCGCCGCGAGGAGTTCGTCGCCTGGGCGGACCGCGTGGGCAGCGTCACGCGGCTGTTCAACCCGGCGGACGTGCTCCGGTGGAACACGCACAAGGCCTACCTCAAGACGCTGGAGGCGCGCGGCCTGCCCCTGACGCCCACCGTCTGGGTGCCGCCCGGCGGCACGCTGGACGTGGCGGCGACGGCGCGCGAGCGCGGCTGGGACGCGGTGGTGCTCAAGCCCGCGGTGGCGGCGGGCGGGATGAAGACCTTCATCCTGCGGCGTGAGGAGTGGGACGCCGCGAGCGCGCAGGTGACGGAGCTGGCCAGGGAGGGGGACGTGATGGTGCAGCCCTACCTGCGCGCCTTCGAGACGGAGGGCGAGCGCTCGTACATCTTCTTCAACGGCGTCTTCAGCCACGCGGTGCGCCGCCCGCCCACGCTGACCACCGCGCCCCGGGGCTTCGCGGAGCCGCACGGCTTCACGCCGGAGGACGCGGCGGAGCAGCGGTTGGCGCACGACGTGATGGAGGCGTCCGGGGGCGCGCGGCTGCTGTACGCGCGCGTGGACGTGGCCACGGACAACGAGGGGCGCACGCGGCTGCAGGAGGTGGAGGTGACGGAGCCGTGCCTCTTCCTGCCCATGGACGCGGGCGCGCCGGAGCGGATGGCCCGGGCCGTGGTCGCCCGGTTGTAGGCAGTGGGCGGCCCCATTCGCCCACTCGTGGACACCTGGGAAGCCATCCGGGCGACGCGGGGGCGGCGGATGGGGTTATGACGGG comes from Corallococcus macrosporus and encodes:
- a CDS encoding ATP-grasp domain-containing protein; its protein translation is MDIAVITYAGLPQLHPLDAPLVPALRALGLDAQPIRWDDPDVDWSRVRAAVVRNAWDSHLRREEFVAWADRVGSVTRLFNPADVLRWNTHKAYLKTLEARGLPLTPTVWVPPGGTLDVAATARERGWDAVVLKPAVAAGGMKTFILRREEWDAASAQVTELAREGDVMVQPYLRAFETEGERSYIFFNGVFSHAVRRPPTLTTAPRGFAEPHGFTPEDAAEQRLAHDVMEASGGARLLYARVDVATDNEGRTRLQEVEVTEPCLFLPMDAGAPERMARAVVARL